One Curtobacterium sp. MCLR17_032 genomic window carries:
- the ahcY gene encoding adenosylhomocysteinase — MPTDTRAAVPFRVADLSLAEAGRHQIRLAENEMPGLMALRDEFGTAQPLAGARIAGSLHMTVQTAVLIETLVALGAQVRWASCNIFSTQDEAAAAVAVGPTGTPDAPAGVPVFAWKGETLDEYWWCTNQVFDWSAEAAASGADWTGPNLILDDGGDATMLVHTGVDAEAAGRVPDAEPDASAEWKIVLATVASSLEQSADRWTRIAADIEGVTEETTTGVHRLYELARTGELKFPAINVNDSVTKSKFDNKYGIRHSLPDGLNRATDVLIGGKVAFVVGYGDVGKGAAEALRGQGARVIVSEVDPICALQAAMDGYQVARLQDVADQVDIVVTCTGNLGVVGVDDMLALKHLAIVANVGHFDNEIDMTGLESMAGAEKVEIKPQVHEWRLPNGRSILVLSEGRLMNLGNATGHPSFVMSNSFTNQVLAQIELHTRLDQYPIGVYVLPKHLDEKVARLHLDALGVRLTELRPEQAAYIGVPVDGPYKSEQYRY, encoded by the coding sequence ATGCCGACCGACACCCGCGCCGCCGTCCCGTTCCGCGTCGCCGACCTCTCGCTCGCCGAGGCCGGACGCCACCAGATCCGTCTCGCCGAGAACGAGATGCCCGGCCTGATGGCCCTCCGCGACGAGTTCGGCACCGCGCAGCCGCTCGCCGGGGCGCGCATCGCCGGCTCGCTGCACATGACCGTCCAGACCGCGGTCCTCATCGAGACGCTGGTCGCCCTCGGGGCGCAGGTCCGCTGGGCCAGCTGCAACATCTTCTCCACGCAGGACGAAGCCGCGGCCGCTGTCGCCGTCGGGCCGACCGGCACCCCGGACGCCCCCGCCGGCGTCCCGGTGTTCGCCTGGAAGGGCGAGACCCTCGACGAGTACTGGTGGTGCACGAACCAGGTCTTCGACTGGAGCGCCGAGGCCGCCGCGTCCGGCGCCGACTGGACCGGCCCGAACCTGATCCTCGACGACGGCGGTGACGCCACGATGCTCGTGCACACCGGTGTGGACGCCGAAGCGGCCGGTCGCGTGCCGGACGCCGAGCCGGACGCCAGCGCCGAGTGGAAGATCGTGCTGGCCACGGTCGCGTCCTCGCTCGAGCAGTCCGCCGACCGCTGGACCCGGATCGCCGCCGACATCGAAGGCGTGACCGAGGAGACCACCACGGGCGTGCACCGCCTGTACGAACTGGCGCGCACCGGCGAGCTGAAGTTCCCGGCGATCAACGTCAACGACTCGGTCACCAAGTCGAAGTTCGACAACAAGTACGGCATCCGACACTCGCTGCCGGACGGCCTGAACCGGGCCACCGACGTCCTCATCGGCGGCAAGGTCGCCTTCGTCGTCGGCTACGGCGACGTCGGCAAGGGGGCGGCCGAGGCCCTCCGCGGCCAGGGTGCCCGCGTCATCGTCAGCGAGGTCGACCCGATCTGCGCGCTCCAGGCAGCGATGGACGGCTACCAGGTCGCCCGGCTGCAGGACGTCGCCGACCAGGTGGACATCGTCGTGACGTGCACCGGCAACCTCGGCGTCGTCGGGGTGGACGACATGCTCGCCCTGAAGCACCTGGCGATCGTGGCGAACGTCGGGCACTTCGACAACGAGATCGACATGACCGGCCTCGAGTCGATGGCCGGTGCCGAGAAGGTCGAGATCAAGCCGCAGGTGCACGAGTGGCGCCTGCCGAACGGCCGCTCGATCCTGGTGCTCAGCGAAGGCCGCCTGATGAACCTCGGCAACGCGACCGGGCACCCGTCCTTCGTGATGAGCAACTCCTTCACGAACCAGGTGCTGGCGCAGATCGAGCTGCACACCCGGCTCGACCAGTACCCGATCGGCGTGTACGTGCTGCCGAAGCACCTGGACGAGAAGGTCGCGCGGCTGCACCTCGACGCCCTCGGGGTCCGGCTCACCGAACTCCGGCCGGAGCAGGCCGCGTACATCGGTGTCCCGGTCGACGGCCCGTACAAGTCGGAGCAGTACCGCTACTGA
- a CDS encoding RDD family protein: MPKRATPRDLADRRFVRALDDTDDALVVGEAVALDVVPASIVLRGAAALLDALCLVALLVMLLLGLSRVMPADIDSGWAAATQIVVMVVVFVLVPAAVETVTRGRSVGRYALGTRVVRVDGGAVSFRHAFTRALVGLLELWLTVGSLALLVALFGSRPRRLGDLLAGTVVQHERLRRSVDPVVTLPPSLVGWAGVADVRRLPQRLENRIAAFFRGAGSVQPGLRAEVARALAAEVADYAQPVPTVPAEEFLAGVVALRRARDLRAFTGRARTLERASVAASARPPGFPR; the protein is encoded by the coding sequence ATGCCGAAGCGCGCCACGCCCCGGGACCTCGCGGACCGCCGCTTCGTCCGCGCCCTCGACGACACCGACGACGCACTCGTCGTCGGTGAGGCGGTCGCGCTCGACGTCGTCCCCGCGAGCATCGTGTTGCGGGGCGCGGCGGCCCTGCTCGACGCGCTGTGCCTCGTCGCGCTCCTCGTGATGCTGCTGCTCGGGCTGTCGCGCGTCATGCCGGCCGACATCGACTCCGGCTGGGCCGCCGCGACCCAGATCGTCGTGATGGTCGTCGTCTTCGTGCTCGTACCGGCGGCCGTCGAGACCGTGACGCGTGGCCGGAGCGTCGGCCGGTACGCCCTCGGCACCCGGGTGGTGCGGGTCGACGGCGGCGCGGTGTCGTTCCGGCACGCGTTCACCCGGGCGCTCGTCGGGCTCCTCGAACTCTGGCTCACCGTGGGGTCGCTGGCGCTGCTCGTCGCCCTGTTCGGGTCCCGCCCTCGGCGTCTCGGCGACCTGCTGGCCGGCACCGTCGTGCAGCACGAGCGCCTGCGTCGGTCGGTCGACCCGGTCGTGACGCTGCCGCCGTCGCTCGTCGGGTGGGCCGGCGTCGCGGACGTCCGCCGGCTGCCGCAGCGGCTGGAGAACCGGATCGCCGCGTTCTTCCGGGGTGCGGGGTCGGTTCAGCCCGGCCTGCGCGCCGAGGTGGCCCGGGCCCTGGCGGCGGAGGTCGCCGACTACGCCCAGCCGGTGCCGACGGTGCCGGCCGAGGAGTTCCTCGCCGGGGTGGTCGCCCTGCGCCGTGCCCGTGACCTGCGGGCGTTCACCGGGCGGGCGCGCACCCTCGAGCGGGCGAGCGTCGCGGCGAGCGCGCGTCCGCCGGGCTTCCCGCGCTGA
- a CDS encoding DUF4129 domain-containing protein: MSTPGPDEARRLLEQELAHREYRGAQETWWDRASRSFLDWLGSLAPDGVGSPGVGRTLLVIAVLVLVAVVVLVVVTRGLPRRRARLRPTAPGGVFDDDDLRSAQVVSAAASAAFRAGDWATAVLEGYRALARGLGERDLVLVVPGATARAIADRATVPFPQFGDVLRGASDTFDAVRYLGAEADESAARRVLETERAVREARPTPTDRPAVPA; this comes from the coding sequence ATGAGCACCCCTGGGCCCGACGAGGCGCGCCGACTGCTCGAGCAGGAACTCGCCCACCGGGAGTACCGCGGCGCGCAGGAGACGTGGTGGGACCGGGCCTCGCGGTCGTTCTTGGACTGGCTCGGCTCCTTGGCCCCGGACGGTGTCGGTTCGCCCGGCGTCGGCCGCACCCTGCTCGTCATCGCCGTCCTCGTGCTCGTCGCCGTGGTCGTCCTGGTCGTCGTCACACGAGGCCTCCCCCGCCGCCGTGCCCGCCTCCGGCCGACGGCACCCGGCGGCGTCTTCGACGACGACGACCTCCGCTCGGCACAGGTCGTGTCCGCCGCCGCCTCGGCCGCGTTCCGCGCCGGGGACTGGGCGACCGCCGTCCTGGAGGGGTACCGCGCCCTCGCCCGCGGGCTCGGCGAACGCGACCTGGTCCTCGTCGTGCCGGGTGCCACCGCGCGCGCGATCGCCGACCGCGCCACCGTCCCGTTCCCGCAGTTCGGCGACGTGCTCCGCGGTGCCTCCGACACGTTCGACGCCGTCCGCTACCTGGGCGCCGAAGCCGACGAGTCCGCCGCACGTCGCGTCCTCGAGACCGAGCGCGCCGTCCGGGAGGCCCGCCCCACTCCCACGGACCGGCCGGCGGTCCCCGCATGA
- a CDS encoding DUF4350 domain-containing protein codes for MSAPTAPAPAPAPTGVPAPAAAGEDRRPRSDRVLRIGGWIAVVVVGLLLAALTAAVGQGDPLRPVPLDPTSTATSGSRAVVRVLEQQGTRVDVVHDADALDVGTGDTVLVDDSAGVLDRGVARRIARTAPDVVLVTNDPGVLESFDVDARPAGSTSSTRVASTASCPIPAARTAGSVTVVGATYDTDDPTVERCAPSGTGADTRWGLLRTTTVDGRVTLLGTTGVLRNDTVTRAGNAALALGLLGSGDRLVWYVPTAAGSDAAPSLGDLAPPWVPSAIAVLGLVAVAAALWRGRRLGPLVVERLPVVVRAAETTEGRARLYARVRDRTHALDTLRLAAVRRIGRSLGLPRSAHVDEVVRRTAAVTGRSADRVGAVLVGGSTDDDRALVDGAAALDELEHAVRRARSGDAGRASRSAPTGTPAEPTPPTTPERPGGRS; via the coding sequence ATGAGCGCCCCGACCGCACCCGCACCGGCACCGGCGCCGACCGGGGTTCCCGCTCCCGCCGCCGCCGGCGAGGACCGGAGGCCGCGCTCGGACCGCGTCCTCCGCATCGGCGGCTGGATCGCGGTCGTCGTCGTCGGGTTGCTGCTCGCCGCCCTGACCGCCGCGGTGGGCCAGGGTGACCCGCTGCGACCCGTCCCGCTCGACCCGACCTCGACGGCGACCAGCGGCTCCCGGGCCGTGGTCCGGGTCCTCGAACAGCAGGGCACCCGGGTCGACGTGGTGCACGACGCCGACGCGCTCGACGTCGGCACGGGCGACACGGTCCTGGTCGACGACTCCGCCGGGGTGCTCGACCGTGGCGTGGCCCGACGCATCGCCCGGACGGCTCCGGACGTGGTGCTCGTCACGAACGACCCGGGCGTCCTGGAGTCCTTCGACGTTGACGCCCGTCCGGCTGGCAGCACGTCGTCGACCCGCGTGGCCTCGACCGCGTCCTGCCCGATCCCGGCGGCGCGGACCGCGGGCTCCGTCACCGTCGTCGGTGCCACCTACGACACCGACGACCCGACGGTGGAACGCTGTGCGCCGTCCGGCACGGGCGCGGACACCCGCTGGGGGTTGCTGCGGACCACCACGGTGGACGGTCGGGTCACCCTCCTCGGCACCACCGGTGTCCTCCGCAACGACACCGTCACCCGTGCGGGCAACGCGGCCCTCGCGCTCGGCCTGCTCGGCAGCGGCGACCGCCTGGTCTGGTACGTCCCCACCGCCGCAGGCAGCGACGCGGCCCCGTCCCTCGGTGACCTCGCCCCGCCGTGGGTGCCGAGCGCCATCGCCGTCCTCGGGCTCGTCGCGGTCGCCGCCGCACTCTGGCGCGGCCGCCGGCTCGGGCCCCTGGTCGTCGAACGCCTGCCCGTCGTCGTCCGCGCCGCCGAGACCACCGAGGGACGCGCCCGCCTCTACGCCCGGGTCCGCGACCGCACCCACGCCCTCGACACCCTCCGGCTCGCGGCCGTCCGGCGGATCGGACGCAGCCTCGGGCTCCCCCGGTCGGCCCACGTCGACGAGGTCGTCCGACGCACCGCCGCCGTGACCGGGCGGTCCGCCGACCGCGTCGGCGCCGTGCTCGTCGGCGGCAGCACCGACGACGACCGCGCGCTCGTCGACGGGGCAGCCGCCCTGGACGAACTCGAGCACGCGGTCCGCCGAGCCCGCTCCGGGGACGCTGGACGGGCCTCCCGGTCGGCGCCCACCGGGACACCCGCGGAACCGACACCACCGACCACGCCCGAACGACCAGGAGGACGATCGTGA
- a CDS encoding DUF58 domain-containing protein, whose protein sequence is MAVSGRFVALLVVAVVPTVLLGSGWGALAWIGLLLLASAVDLLLAADLTRVRVDRRMPRLARRDTAAEGTLVLTNDGSRVLRALVRDMWEPSAGQEPRRVRLTVPSGERRTARMRFTPFRRGRRTTTGIAVRASGPLGLVARQRVVPAPGELVVTPPFRSRRHLPSRLARLRELDGETTLQLRGHGTEFDSLRDYVRGDDVRSIDWRATARRQDLVVRTWRPERDRRVVVIVDAGRAGAGRVDDEPRLDTAIETALLVGALAAAAGDRVDLVVLDDAVRGRVHSATRSDVVQRFGEALALAEPELRPTDWAAVPGIVDAVTTQRALVVLATSLDSVGASGDLLTVLPLLARRHAVVVTSVEDPAVARMAATGEGDRRGGSEAGLPTGTAATHGSVDVYRRAAAERSLLDADGVADVARRAGAEVIRGLPEEVPPRTADAYLRAKAAGRL, encoded by the coding sequence GTGGCGGTCTCGGGTCGGTTCGTCGCGCTGCTGGTGGTCGCCGTCGTCCCCACCGTGCTGCTCGGCAGCGGGTGGGGCGCGCTGGCGTGGATCGGCCTGCTGCTCCTGGCGAGCGCCGTCGACCTGCTGCTCGCCGCGGACCTCACCCGCGTCCGGGTCGACCGCCGGATGCCGCGACTCGCGCGTCGGGACACCGCGGCGGAGGGCACGCTCGTCCTGACCAACGACGGCAGCCGCGTCCTCCGCGCCCTCGTCCGGGACATGTGGGAGCCGTCGGCCGGCCAGGAACCGCGTCGCGTCCGTCTGACGGTGCCGTCCGGCGAACGCCGCACCGCCCGGATGCGCTTCACCCCGTTCCGGCGCGGACGACGGACCACCACCGGGATCGCGGTCCGGGCCTCGGGTCCACTCGGCCTCGTCGCCCGCCAGCGGGTCGTCCCAGCCCCCGGCGAACTCGTCGTCACGCCGCCGTTCCGGTCCCGGCGCCACCTGCCGTCGCGACTTGCCCGGCTCCGCGAACTCGACGGCGAGACCACGCTACAGCTGCGTGGGCACGGCACCGAGTTCGACTCCCTCCGCGACTACGTCCGCGGTGACGACGTCCGGTCCATCGACTGGCGGGCCACGGCGCGCCGTCAGGACCTGGTCGTCCGCACCTGGCGCCCCGAGCGCGACCGCCGCGTCGTCGTCATCGTCGACGCCGGACGCGCGGGCGCCGGCCGGGTCGACGACGAACCCCGCCTGGACACCGCCATCGAGACGGCGCTCCTCGTCGGTGCCCTCGCGGCGGCCGCCGGTGACCGGGTCGACCTCGTGGTGCTCGACGACGCCGTGCGCGGCCGGGTGCACAGCGCGACCCGCTCGGACGTGGTCCAGCGGTTCGGCGAGGCCCTCGCGCTGGCCGAGCCGGAACTCCGGCCGACCGACTGGGCCGCGGTCCCCGGGATCGTCGACGCCGTGACCACGCAGCGCGCCCTCGTGGTGCTCGCGACCAGCCTGGACTCGGTCGGCGCCTCCGGCGACCTGCTGACGGTCCTTCCCCTGCTCGCTCGGCGGCACGCCGTCGTCGTGACGTCCGTCGAGGACCCGGCCGTGGCGCGGATGGCGGCGACCGGCGAGGGTGACCGGCGGGGCGGGAGCGAGGCGGGCCTCCCGACCGGGACCGCTGCGACCCACGGGTCGGTCGACGTGTACCGGCGGGCGGCCGCGGAACGGTCGCTGCTCGATGCCGACGGCGTCGCGGACGTCGCCCGTCGCGCCGGCGCGGAGGTCATCCGTGGTCTGCCCGAGGAGGTCCCGCCGCGGACCGCCGACGCGTACCTGCGGGCGAAGGCGGCCGGGCGGCTCTGA
- a CDS encoding DUF3499 family protein has product MDVRICSKVACGAGASATLTYDYADSMVVVGPLSGRVEPHGYDLCARHAATLRVPQGWRVIRRDPPPRTPERHPS; this is encoded by the coding sequence ATGGACGTACGGATCTGCAGCAAGGTCGCCTGTGGCGCGGGCGCCTCGGCGACCCTGACGTACGACTACGCCGACTCGATGGTCGTCGTCGGGCCGCTCTCCGGTCGCGTCGAACCGCACGGGTACGACCTCTGTGCCCGGCACGCCGCGACGCTGCGGGTCCCGCAGGGCTGGCGGGTGATCCGCCGCGACCCGCCGCCGCGGACGCCGGAGCGTCACCCCTCCTGA
- a CDS encoding metallopeptidase family protein, whose protein sequence is MRRKPRIVTPVDRARGRSRHGRGHRSSVTGPELAPVITRAETFDRIVGDTAHYLVGLWPGELAGVVFQVADMPTDTGLPDELPRWRIERDDRRVTVFRIPVERVTHSPEKDDVDRRIVVETAVFRAVAELLDKDPWDLAPDRYRHW, encoded by the coding sequence ATGCGCCGCAAGCCCAGGATCGTCACCCCGGTCGACCGTGCACGCGGACGCTCCCGCCACGGCCGCGGCCACCGGTCGAGCGTGACCGGACCCGAGCTCGCGCCGGTGATCACCCGTGCCGAGACCTTCGACCGCATCGTCGGCGACACCGCCCACTACCTGGTCGGACTCTGGCCGGGAGAACTGGCGGGCGTGGTGTTCCAGGTCGCGGACATGCCGACGGACACCGGCCTGCCGGACGAACTGCCCCGGTGGCGCATCGAGCGCGACGACCGTCGGGTGACCGTCTTCCGGATCCCGGTCGAGCGGGTCACCCACAGCCCCGAGAAGGACGACGTGGACCGGCGGATCGTCGTCGAGACCGCGGTGTTCCGCGCCGTGGCGGAGCTGCTCGACAAGGACCCGTGGGACCTGGCACCGGACCGCTACCGCCACTGGTGA
- a CDS encoding stage II sporulation protein M, whose amino-acid sequence MDLDAYAETHRARWDELDRLARRRPTSGDDVDRMLADYQSAATDLARIRQVSPRSATGDRLSLTLHRARLRFTGTPVDPVTAVVGFFALQLPAALYRIRWVTIWVAVATALIAAVTAVWISSTPGAVATFGSDSALRRYATQDFVDYYSDHGLGAFTAQVWTNNAYIAASMVAFGITGLFVPYSIVQNAVSLGVSASIMHSQGRLGDFFLYIAPHGQLELYSIFLAGGAGLMIAWSWIAPGHRTRAQALAEDGRALITVAIGLVLTLLLSGIVEGTVTRQDWPWPVKIGIGTVALALVLTYQWVVGGRAHRAGERGDVDEFDRGATEIVAG is encoded by the coding sequence ATGGACCTGGACGCCTACGCGGAGACACATCGTGCGCGGTGGGACGAACTCGACCGGCTGGCACGGCGTCGTCCGACCTCCGGTGACGACGTCGACCGGATGCTCGCGGACTACCAGTCGGCCGCGACGGACCTCGCCCGCATCCGGCAGGTGTCCCCACGCTCGGCGACCGGGGACCGGCTGTCGCTGACCCTGCACCGTGCGCGGCTCCGCTTCACGGGCACGCCGGTCGACCCGGTGACCGCCGTCGTCGGCTTCTTCGCCCTGCAGCTGCCGGCTGCGCTGTACCGGATCCGCTGGGTGACGATCTGGGTCGCCGTCGCGACCGCCCTGATCGCCGCCGTGACGGCCGTCTGGATCAGCTCGACGCCCGGTGCCGTCGCGACGTTCGGCTCGGACTCGGCGCTCCGCCGGTACGCCACGCAGGACTTCGTGGACTACTACTCCGACCACGGGCTCGGCGCCTTCACCGCGCAGGTGTGGACGAACAACGCGTACATCGCCGCGAGCATGGTGGCGTTCGGCATCACCGGGCTCTTCGTGCCGTACTCGATCGTGCAGAACGCGGTGAGCCTCGGCGTGTCGGCGTCGATCATGCACTCGCAGGGGCGGCTCGGGGACTTCTTCCTCTACATCGCTCCGCACGGACAGCTCGAGCTGTACTCGATCTTCCTGGCGGGTGGGGCCGGCCTGATGATCGCGTGGTCGTGGATCGCCCCGGGACACCGGACCCGCGCGCAGGCCCTCGCCGAGGACGGCCGCGCGCTCATCACGGTCGCGATCGGCCTCGTGCTCACCCTGCTGCTCTCCGGGATCGTCGAGGGGACGGTGACCCGGCAGGACTGGCCGTGGCCGGTCAAGATCGGCATCGGCACGGTGGCGCTCGCGCTGGTCCTGACCTACCAGTGGGTGGTCGGCGGGCGCGCGCACCGTGCCGGGGAGCGCGGCGACGTCGACGAGTTCGACCGGGGAGCCACCGAGATCGTCGCCGGCTGA
- a CDS encoding DUF5719 family protein, whose translation MSTSTARRWALRGTATAVAVIVAAGTIAAAHTIGTTEDPGHPAGRTVIPVPAAAERVCAGSALRLSDDAGNDATRASTIGSPQIATATTGDRVDRSELGSASTGSSAPTLLTAPAGKTAPQVAGSSYQSVSDGDVVGVGAASCDDPSQSTWLVGGSTETGRTSLVTLSNPTDVNATVDLTIADATGTVSAPGTTGIVVAPNSQKVVPLSGFVTDQGSTVVHVTSSGGQIVAHMQETVVRTLTPGGFDIVSGGAAPSRSQVIPAVVLDDAEGAQRGEDTADAGPVLRLYVPGTEVARVTLGITTADGGGTTVDATAEPGVVTDVPLDDFPDGRYSFTIDSSVPIVAGARTTTPTDDDRTDLGWFASAEPLSGTTVTAVAAGSGARLNLVNPTRQDATVTVRSGDDSQEVQVTSGSTATVKVPTAQQVTISGADGLVAGVTYQGDDGIAGFPVRPETEVSSPVRIYP comes from the coding sequence ATGAGCACGAGCACCGCGCGCCGCTGGGCCCTCCGCGGCACCGCCACCGCCGTCGCCGTGATCGTCGCGGCCGGCACGATCGCCGCCGCACACACGATCGGCACCACCGAGGACCCGGGACACCCCGCCGGTCGGACCGTCATCCCGGTGCCGGCCGCCGCGGAGCGCGTCTGCGCCGGCAGCGCCCTGCGTCTGTCCGACGACGCCGGAAACGACGCCACCCGCGCGAGCACCATCGGGTCGCCCCAGATCGCCACCGCCACCACCGGCGACCGGGTCGACCGCAGTGAGCTCGGCAGCGCGAGCACCGGCAGCAGCGCACCGACCCTCCTCACCGCACCGGCGGGGAAGACCGCGCCGCAGGTGGCGGGCAGCAGCTACCAGAGCGTGTCCGACGGCGACGTCGTCGGCGTGGGCGCAGCCTCCTGTGACGACCCGTCGCAGTCGACCTGGTTGGTCGGCGGCTCGACCGAGACCGGCCGCACCAGCCTCGTCACGCTCAGCAACCCGACCGACGTCAACGCGACCGTCGACCTGACCATCGCGGACGCCACCGGCACCGTCAGCGCCCCGGGCACCACCGGCATCGTGGTCGCCCCGAACTCGCAGAAGGTCGTGCCGCTCTCCGGTTTCGTCACCGACCAGGGCTCGACCGTCGTGCACGTCACCTCGTCCGGTGGCCAGATCGTCGCCCACATGCAGGAGACCGTCGTCCGGACGCTCACCCCCGGCGGGTTCGACATCGTCTCCGGCGGGGCGGCGCCGTCGCGCAGCCAGGTCATCCCCGCGGTCGTCCTCGACGACGCCGAGGGGGCGCAGCGCGGTGAGGACACCGCCGACGCGGGCCCGGTCCTCCGCCTCTACGTGCCGGGCACCGAGGTCGCACGCGTCACCCTCGGCATCACGACGGCGGACGGCGGCGGCACCACGGTCGACGCCACCGCCGAGCCGGGCGTCGTCACCGACGTGCCGCTCGACGACTTCCCGGACGGGCGCTACTCGTTCACGATCGACTCGTCGGTGCCGATCGTCGCGGGCGCCCGCACCACGACCCCCACCGACGACGACCGGACCGACCTGGGCTGGTTCGCCTCGGCCGAGCCGCTCTCGGGCACCACGGTCACCGCGGTCGCCGCCGGCTCCGGGGCGCGGCTGAACCTCGTCAACCCGACCCGGCAGGACGCGACCGTCACCGTGCGCTCGGGCGACGACTCGCAGGAGGTGCAGGTCACCTCCGGTTCGACCGCCACGGTGAAGGTGCCGACCGCACAGCAGGTCACGATCAGCGGCGCGGACGGGCTGGTCGCCGGGGTCACGTACCAGGGGGACGACGGCATCGCCGGGTTCCCGGTGCGGCCGGAGACCGAGGTCTCGAGTCCGGTGCGCATCTACCCCTAG
- a CDS encoding MoxR family ATPase, which translates to MLGRVRTEVGKAVVGQEGAVSGMIVGLLAQGHVLLEGVPGVAKTLLVRSLAAAMSLDTKRIQFTPDLMPGDVTGSLVYDASTGTFPFREGPVFTNVLLADEVNRTPPKTQSALLEAMEERQVSVDGAARMLPDPFFVAATMNPIEFEGTYTLPEAQLDRFLMKLTLDLPPREVEWQVLRRHADGFVPRDVRSAGIVPVVGVDEVRAAQRAVRAVGARDDVLAYVVDLARATRQAPSVRIGVSPRGSTALLAAAKAWAWLTGYDAITPDHVQAMLLPVWRHRLRIAADAELEGVDADGVLQQVLEQVRVPI; encoded by the coding sequence GTGCTCGGCCGTGTCCGCACCGAGGTCGGAAAGGCCGTCGTCGGACAGGAGGGCGCCGTCTCCGGCATGATCGTCGGGCTGCTCGCCCAGGGCCACGTGCTGCTCGAGGGCGTCCCCGGTGTCGCGAAGACCCTGCTGGTCCGCAGCCTGGCCGCGGCGATGTCGCTCGACACCAAGCGGATCCAGTTCACGCCCGACCTGATGCCCGGCGACGTCACCGGCTCGCTGGTGTACGACGCGTCGACCGGTACCTTCCCGTTCCGCGAGGGACCGGTGTTCACGAACGTCCTGCTGGCCGACGAGGTGAACCGGACCCCGCCGAAGACACAGTCCGCCCTGCTCGAGGCGATGGAGGAACGGCAGGTCAGTGTCGACGGCGCAGCACGGATGCTGCCCGACCCGTTCTTCGTCGCCGCCACGATGAACCCGATCGAGTTCGAGGGCACCTACACGCTCCCCGAGGCACAACTCGACCGGTTCCTCATGAAGCTGACGCTCGACCTGCCGCCGCGCGAGGTCGAGTGGCAGGTCCTCCGCCGCCACGCCGACGGGTTCGTGCCGCGCGACGTCCGCTCGGCGGGGATCGTCCCCGTGGTCGGCGTCGACGAGGTCCGGGCCGCGCAGCGCGCGGTGCGTGCCGTCGGTGCCCGGGACGACGTGCTCGCCTACGTCGTGGACCTGGCCCGCGCCACCCGCCAGGCCCCGTCCGTCCGGATCGGCGTGAGCCCGCGCGGGTCCACCGCGCTGCTGGCCGCCGCGAAGGCGTGGGCGTGGCTGACCGGCTACGACGCGATCACCCCCGACCACGTCCAGGCGATGCTGCTGCCCGTGTGGCGGCACCGACTGCGGATCGCCGCCGACGCCGAGCTCGAGGGCGTCGACGCGGACGGTGTGCTGCAGCAGGTCCTCGAACAGGTCCGGGTGCCGATCTAG